Proteins from a genomic interval of Colletes latitarsis isolate SP2378_abdomen chromosome 3, iyColLati1, whole genome shotgun sequence:
- the LOC143340347 gene encoding dihydrolipoyl dehydrogenase, mitochondrial — translation MMQANFWNIVTASVRQPICVKRVVPGLTAAQQRNYSSTVEADIVVIGAGPGGYVAAIKAAQLGMKTVCVEKNETLGGTCLNVGCIPSKSLLNNSHYYHMAHGGDLKNRGIIVENVQLNLDKLMEQKRNVVKALTSGIAGLFKKNKVEWAKGHGKITGPNQVTVLNPDGSVLSTINSKNILIATGSEVTPFPGIEIDEKQVVSSTGALSLTQVPKRLLVIGAGVIGMELGSVWQRLGAEVTAVEYAPYIGGASIDGEVSQSLQKILSKQGMGFKMGTKVTGATRTGSEIVVSVESAKDPSKKENLACDVLLLSVGRRPYTNNLGLEDMGIERDEKGRIPVNNRFQTVVPSIFAIGDCIHGPMLAHKAEDEGVITVEGIAGGAVHIDYNCVPSVIYTHPEVGWVGKTEEDLKKEGVDYKVGKFPYLANSRAKTNLDTEGFVKVLADSKTDKILGVHMIGAVAGELINEAVLAMEYGASAEDVARTCHAHPTCAEALKEANLAAYFGKPINF, via the exons ATGATGCAAGCTAATTTTTGGAATATAGTGACTGCCTCTGTCAGA CAGCCAATATGCGTCAAGCGTGTTGTACCTGGCTTGACAGCTGCACAGCAACGTAACTACTCTAGCACAGTGGAAGCAGACATTGTGGTAATAGGTGCAGGACCTGGTGGCTATGTAGCAGCAATTAAAGCTGCACAACTAGGGATGAAAACCGTTTGTGTGGAAAAAAATGAGACATTGGGTGGCACTTGTCTAAATGTTGGATGCATTCCGTCAAAATCTCTGTTAAATAATTCACATTATTATCACATGGCACATGGTGGAGACTTAAAAAATCGTGGTATCATAG TTGAAAATGTTCAACTGAATCTTGATAAGCTAATGGAACAAAAGCGTAATGTAGTGAAAGCTTTAACAAGTGGTATTGCTGGTCTTTTTAAGAAGAACAAAGTCGAATGGGCTAAAGGCCATGGAAAAATTACCGGTCCAAATCAAGTGACCGTACTTAATCCAGATGGGTCAGTGTTAAGCACAATTAATAGTAAAAACATTTTAATTGCAACTGGCAGTGAAGTTACACCATTCCCTGGTATAGAAATCGATGAGAAACAAGTTGTCTCTTCTACCGGTGCTTTATCCCTGACTCAGGTACCTAAGAGACTCCTAGTAATCGGTGCTGGAGTTATAGGGATGGAATTAGGCTCTGTTTGGCAAAG GTTGGGCGCGGAAGTAACGGCCGTTGAATATGCGCCGTACATTGGCGGAGCAAGTATCGACGGTGAAGTTAGTCAATCGTTACAAAAAATTCTAAGCAAACAGGGTATGGGTTTTAAAATGGGAACTAAAGTCACTGGCGCCACGCGAACGGGCAGCGAAATCGTAGTTTCGGTCGAAAGTGCAAAAGATCCTAGTAAAAAAGAGAATCTGGCGTGCGATGTTCTTTTACTTTCCGTCGGTAGGCGGCCGTACACGAATAATTTAGGACTAGAAGATATGGGAATCGAGAGGGACGAGAAGGGCAGGATTCCCGTAAATAACAGATTCCAAACAGTAGTACCTTC GATATTCGCGATTGGGGATTGTATTCATGGACCAATGTTGGCACACAAGGCAGAGGACGAGGGTGTGATTACGGTTGAAGGCATCGCTGGAG GCGCCGTGCATATCGATTACAATTGCGTACCCAGTGTAATATACACGCATCCTGAGGTTGGTTGGGTAGGCAAAACAGAAGAGGACTTAAAGAAAGAAGGTGTCGACTACAAAGTTGGCAAATTCCCCTATTTGGCGAATTCTAGAGCAAAGACGAATTTAGACACGGAGGGCTTCGTAAAAGTTTTAGCAGATAGcaaaacagataaaatattgggaGTTCATATGATCGGCGCGGTCGCTGGTGAACTTATCAACGAGGCTGTTCTGGCCATGGAGTATGGAGCAAGTGCGGAAGATGTTGCAAGAACATGTCACGCACATCCG acGTGCGCCGAGGCTTTGAAGGAAGCTAATTTGGCTGCGTACTTTGGAAAGCCCATCAACTTCTAA
- the Inx3 gene encoding innexin 3, whose translation MAVFGLVSAVAGFVKVRYLVDKAIIDNMIFRAHYRITSAILFACCIIVSANNLIGDPINCLSDGAVAENVINTYCWITYTFTLPSNNAKPVGTHVAHPGLGGDLGEKRYHSYYQWVPFMLFFQGVLFYIPHWIWKQWEEGKVRMISEGMRGVMVDNKEERQAKSQRLVKYIADTMHLHNTYAAGYFFCEALNFVNVVGNIFFIDSFLGGAFLTYGTDVLKFSNMNQEQRSDPMVEVFPRVTKCTFHKFGASGTIQKLDALCVLALNILNEKIYIFLWFWFILLAVLSGTALLYSMAMVLLPSTRETILRKRFKFGPASGVSALIRETQVGDFLLLHLLGQNMNIMMFNEVLDELCRHMPLGSASGASPTSMPSAPSTLEMSPIYPEIEKYAKDTEI comes from the exons ATGGCAGTGTTTGGTCTGGTCTCGGCTGTGGCCGGGTTCGTCAAGGTACGATACCTCGTGGACAAGGCGATAATCGATAACATGATCTTCAGGGCCCATTACAGGATCACATCCGCGATTCTGTTTGCCTGTTGCATCATCGTGTCCGCAAATAATCTCATAG GCGATCCGATAAATTGCCTAAGCGACGGAGCGGTGGCTGAAAACGTGATAAACACGTACTGCTGGATTACGTACACCTTCACGCTGCCGAGCAACAACGCGAAGCCCGTAGGTACCCACGTGGCTCATCCTGGGTTAGGCGGCGACCTCGGCGAGAAGAGGTACCACTCGTATTATCAATGGGTGCCATTCATGCTGTTCTTCCAAGGTGTGCTATTCTACATACCGCACTGGATATGGAAGCAGTGGGAAGAGGGCAAGGTCAGAATGATATCCGAAGGCATGAGGGGAGTCATGGTCGATAACAAGGAGGAACGACAGGCCAAGTCCCAACGACTGGTCAAGTACATCGCCGACACTATGCACCTGCACAATACCTACGCGGCGGGCTACTTCTTCTGCGAGGCTCTCAACTTCGTTAACGTG GTGGGAAACATATTCTTCATCGACTCGTTCCTGGGCGGCGCGTTTTTGACTTATGGTACCGACGTGTTGAAGTTCAGCAACATGAATCAGGAGCAACGCAGCGACCCCATGGTCGAGGTATTCCCGCGCGTCACGAAATGTACCTTCCACAAATTCGGTGCTTCCGGGACCATTCAGAAACTGGACGCCCTTTGTGTCCTCGCTCTGAACATCCTCAACGAGAAGATTTATATATTTCTGTGGTTCTGGTTCATTCTTCTGGCCGTGCTGTCCGGCACCGCTTTGCTCTACAGCATGGCCATGGTTCTGCTGCCCAGCACGCGGGAAACGATACTTAGGAAACGATTCAAATTCGGCCCTGCCTCTGGCGtcagtgccctcatcagagaaaCGCAG GTCGGCGATTTCCTATTGCTTCACCTGCTGGGCCAGAACATGAACATAATGATGTTTAACGAAGTGCTGGACGAACTGTGTCGCCACATGCCTCTCGGTTCAGCGAGCGGAGCGTCCCCCACGTCGATGCCCTCGGCGCCCAGCACCCTCGAGATGTCACCCATCTACCCGGAGATcgagaagtacgcgaaagacaCCGAGATCTAA